A genomic region of Sander vitreus isolate 19-12246 chromosome 11, sanVit1, whole genome shotgun sequence contains the following coding sequences:
- the LOC144525889 gene encoding olfactory receptor 6N2-like — MDDEANATYITLDGHVEVNKYRYVYFFIMFIVYTLIICSNSIIVYLIWVHQNLHEPMYIFIAALLLNSVVYSTNIYPKLLIDFLSEKQIISYSACLFQFYIFYSFGSSEFLLLSAMAYDRYVSICKPLQYHTIMRKTAVSVFLLFAWLVPACHIAVPTILSSKAKLCDLTLKGIFCNNSIYKLQCVTSRVITIYGVVSLVDLSILPMFFIIFTYIKIFIVTYRSCREVRKKAAETCLPHLLVLISFSILCAYDITIARVESNFSKTAHLIMMLQTILYHSLFNPLIYGLKMKEISKHLKRLFCRAH; from the exons ATGGATGATGAGGCAAATGCAACTTATATAACTCTGGATGGGCATGTGGAAGTGAACAAATAcagatatgtttatttttttattatgttcatAGTATATACTCTAATAATCTGCAGTAATTCTATTATTGTGTACCTTATCTGGGTTCACCAAAACCTCCATGAGCCTATGTACATTTTCATTGCAGCTTTGTTACTGAACTCTGTTGTTTATAGCACTAATATCTACCCAAAGCTTTTGATTGACTTTTTATCTGAAAAACAGATCATATCTTATTCAGCCTGTCTCTTtcaattttatatattttatagttttGGCAGTTCTGAATTCTTATTGTTGTCAGCCATGGCCTATGACAGATATGTGTCCATATGTAAACCTCTGCAATATCACACTATCATGAGGAAAACCGCAGTGAGTGTTTTCCTGTTGTTTGCTTGGCTTGTGCCTGCGTGTCATATTGCAGTCCCAACAATATTGAGTTCTAAAGCGAAACTGTGTGACTTAACTCTAAAAGGAATATTTTGTAACAATTCAATTTACAAACTTCAATGTGTGACATCAAGAGTAATAACAATATATGGTGTTGTTAGTTTAGTAGATCTCTCAATTCTGCCTatgtttttcataatttttacaTACATCAAGATATTTATAGTAACCTATCGAAGTTGTAGAGAAGTCAGGAAAAAAGCAGCAGAGACCTGTTTACCCCACTTGTTGGTTTTAATCAGTTTCTCCATTTTGTGTGCATATGATATCACTATAGCTCGAGTAGAATCCAATTTTTCGAAAACTGCACACTTAATAATGATGTTACAAACAATTTTGTATCATTCTTTGTTTAATCCACTGATATACGGGctcaaaatgaaagaaatttcTAAACACCTCAAAAG GCTATTTTGTAGAGCACATTGA
- the LOC144525913 gene encoding olfactory receptor 6N2-like: protein MADEFNVTYITLGGYAEMGKSRYLYFVIMLTVYIVAILLSVTIVCLICMHRILHEPMYIFIAALLFNSIVYNTAMYPTLLVNFFTEKQIISYSACLFQLFLYYFLSASDFFLLSAMAYDRYVSICKPLQYPNIMRTTTVSIILGVAWFVPAFQLAVSIIMSSNRKLCHFTLNAIFCNNSVYSLQCVGSEAVQAIFDIFALLSMALLPLLFIIFTYTRILIITYRSGREVRKKAAQTCLPHLIVLLIFSLFCAYDVIVIQFTVRAEIHLIMTLQAFLYYPLFYPIIYGLQMKEISKHLKRLFCQAKVI, encoded by the coding sequence ATGGCTGATGAATTCAATGTAACGTATATAACTCTTGGTGGGTATGCGGAAATGGGCAAATCAAGGTAtctctattttgttattatgttAACAGTATATATTGTAGCAATCTTGTTGAGTGTCACCATTGTCTGCCTTATTTGCATGCACAGGATCCTCCATGAGCctatgtacatttttattgcaGCTTTGCTATTTAACTCTATTGTTTACAATACTGCTATGTACCCAACTTTGTTAGTTAACTTTTTTACTGAAAAACAGATAATATCATATTCAGCCTGTTTgtttcaattatttttatattacttCTTAAGTGCTTCAGATTTCTTTCTGTTGTCAGCCATGGCCTATGACAGGTATGTGTCCATATGTAAACCCCTGCAATATCCAAATATCATGAGAACAACTACAGTGAGTATTATATTGGGTGTAGCTTGGTTTGTGCCTGCTTTTCAGCTTGCTGTCTCAATAATTATGAGCAGTAATAGGAAACTTTGTCATTTTACTTTAAATGCTATTTTCTGTAACAATTCGGTTTACAGTCTCCAATGTGTTGGTTCAGAAGCAGTACAGGCTATATTTGATATATTTGCTCTACTAAGCATGGCACTTCTCCCTTTGCTCTTCATAATTTTTACATATACTAGGATACTTATAATAACCTATCGAAGTGGTAGAGAGGTTAGGAAAAAAGCTGCACAGACCTGTTTACCCCACCTGATAGTTTTACTAATCTTTTCCTTGTTCTGTGCATATGATGTCATCGTCATTCAGTTTACTGTGAGAGCTGAGATACATTTAATAATGACTCTACAAGCATTTTTGTATTATCCTCTTTTCTATCCAATTATATATGGACTACAAATGAAAGAAATTTCTAAACACCTAAAGAGGTTGTTTTGTCAAGCCAAAGTGATCTAA